The Gemmatimonadaceae bacterium nucleotide sequence AGATCGACTGGGGCCGGCTCAAGGCGGTGCTGGCGCCGCTGCGGCGCGGCCGGATGGGCGCGCCGGGCTACGCGCCGCTGGTGCTGTTCAAGGCGCTGCTGCTGGCGCAGTGGTACGGGCTGTCGGACGAGCGGCTGGAGGAGGAGCTGTCGGACCGGGTGACCTTCCGGCGCTTCGTCGGGCTTGGGTTGGCGGACGAGACGCCGGACCACACGACGCTGTGGCGCTTCCGCGAGGCGCTGGGCGCGGCCGGGCTGATGACGGCGGCCTTCGCCGAGATCAACCGGCAGTTCGATGCGCGCGGCCTGATCCTGCGCCAGGGCACGCTGATCGACGCCACGCTGGTCGAGGCACAGGCGGCCAGGCCGAGCCCGCCGAAGGAGCCGGCGCCGGATCAGACGCCGAGCGGCGAGCCGCCGCCGAGCAAGCTGGTGCGCAGCGCCGTCGACCCCGACGCCGACTGGACGCGGCGCGGCGGTCGGCGGCACTTCGGCTACAAGGGCCACATCGCCGTCGACCAGGGCTCCGGTCTGATCCGCCATCAGACCCTGACGCCGGCCTCGGTCAACGAGACCAGTGTCGCCGACACGCTCTATCTGGGCGACGAGCGTGCGCTC carries:
- a CDS encoding IS5 family transposase; the encoded protein is MSERQSGQMSLADALVRQREGLNKRLERMSSQIDWGRLKAVLAPLRRGRMGAPGYAPLVLFKALLLAQWYGLSDERLEEELSDRVTFRRFVGLGLADETPDHTTLWRFREALGAAGLMTAAFAEINRQFDARGLILRQGTLIDATLVEAQAARPSPPKEPAPDQTPSGEPPPSKLVRSAVDPDADWTRRGGRRHFGYKGHIAVDQGSGLIRHQTLTPASVNETSVADTLYLGDERALYADKAYDSYARRARLRSLGLKNRIQRRGNQYHAPTAREILRNVLIGRIRGRIEAVFGFFKRVWHYRRVRYFNLPRNATQFTLMCTAYNLSRALRLT